In a genomic window of Demequina muriae:
- a CDS encoding class I SAM-dependent methyltransferase produces MTIQAEPLEVLDVLWDVEMPSGDRLPVHKADARAKLEDRGQQRAARMLDGLPVRKDGTLEEVPVDQVFLAVHLELARLSEFVHVPQRMASSLAPIVAQLRDDAGGTIRVVDVGCGIGFDTRVLAATRALGPDVEFVGLDFNSLLVDAAARLARAEDIPVRFIHGDALDPSLAIDDPARTLMISSGVLHHIGRDSLGDFFARHGDLGVAGFAHFDPSPGFWTHAGAWMLHRTRMREPISRHDGSMSMRRALSAQELLDSATARIGDDYELTCEDVSRYIPQPEKIVRPIVGRRR; encoded by the coding sequence GTGACCATCCAGGCCGAGCCACTCGAAGTGCTCGACGTCCTGTGGGACGTCGAGATGCCCTCCGGCGACCGGCTCCCCGTGCACAAGGCCGATGCGCGAGCCAAGCTCGAGGACCGCGGCCAGCAACGCGCGGCTCGGATGCTCGACGGCCTGCCCGTGCGCAAGGACGGCACCCTCGAGGAGGTGCCCGTCGACCAGGTCTTCCTCGCCGTGCACCTCGAGCTCGCGCGCCTGTCCGAGTTCGTGCACGTGCCGCAGCGCATGGCGTCGTCGCTGGCGCCCATCGTCGCGCAGCTGCGTGACGACGCTGGAGGCACCATCCGCGTGGTCGACGTGGGGTGCGGCATCGGCTTCGACACCCGGGTGCTGGCCGCGACCCGCGCGCTCGGCCCCGATGTGGAGTTCGTCGGGCTCGACTTCAACTCCCTGCTGGTGGACGCGGCGGCGCGGCTGGCGAGAGCCGAGGACATCCCGGTGCGGTTCATTCACGGCGACGCCCTGGACCCGAGCCTCGCGATCGATGATCCGGCACGCACGCTCATGATCTCCTCCGGCGTGCTCCACCACATCGGGCGAGACTCCCTGGGCGACTTCTTTGCGCGGCACGGCGATCTGGGGGTGGCGGGCTTCGCCCACTTCGACCCCTCGCCCGGGTTCTGGACCCATGCGGGCGCCTGGATGCTGCATCGCACGCGCATGCGAGAGCCGATCTCACGCCATGACGGCTCGATGTCAATGCGACGGGCGCTCAGCGCACAGGAGCTGCTCGACAGCGCGACGGCTCGCATCGGCGATGACTACGAACTGACCTGCGAGGACGTCTCGCGCTACATCCCGCAGCCCGAGAAGATCGTGCGGCCGATCGTGGGCAGGCGGCGATGA
- a CDS encoding MFS transporter — translation MSDSTSTLELDLGDDDAAEPLADTQELPVGSLPGFDPSNYESEPATLSIPIAGGTTATMVLDEPDPGYRSEDALSLSPRRARLGLITLAVGAFAAGANEASVVALSTTIAAGLDVPVSSIGLLATAFALTVVVATLPLTMVTKRVSRRVALSATFGVWTSGVVVVANADGLAMFATGRVISATAHALFWAVVAPAAASLFAPHLRARTVTTIMLGSAAAGVLGTPLVTALGTSVAWQAPYWGLAVIGLVLAVALAVVLPSSRSATTQHSTVGDLPSWPAFARVLGVTLVATTAMSLTWTYVVPLLTDEVGMPASSLPLLFGLGGAVAVAATLGISGHLSRRPVHTVALAIGSLAVAWCLLALGQTWSAVAFQVVQAASWAVAVTALLNWAMRHTPWRTEMGAGAYTVVFNVGAALGPVLGAVVVATWGARWLPLVSLALTLVAAGILATVDSRTIRRLSVPRQVRAALAAQAALNERRREWWWRQQLNHHQPRAYADLAARRPRSSRIKTSGKAASKSGTKPRTRRSESPRKDPAAKGGAALRKVVKGPIGKSARPQREAKRPPDSGEPGV, via the coding sequence TTGTCCGACTCCACCAGCACTCTCGAGCTCGATCTGGGCGACGACGACGCGGCCGAGCCCCTGGCGGACACACAGGAGCTGCCTGTCGGCTCGCTGCCGGGCTTCGACCCGTCGAACTACGAGTCTGAGCCGGCCACCCTTTCCATCCCGATCGCGGGCGGCACCACCGCCACGATGGTGCTCGACGAGCCCGATCCCGGCTATCGCTCAGAAGACGCCCTGTCGCTCTCGCCGCGTCGGGCCCGGCTCGGACTGATCACCCTCGCCGTGGGCGCTTTCGCCGCCGGTGCGAACGAGGCGTCCGTGGTCGCATTGAGCACGACGATCGCCGCGGGGCTGGACGTGCCTGTCTCCTCGATCGGGCTGCTCGCGACCGCGTTCGCGCTCACCGTCGTGGTGGCGACCCTGCCGCTGACGATGGTCACCAAGCGCGTGAGCCGGAGGGTCGCGCTGAGTGCGACGTTCGGCGTGTGGACCTCCGGCGTCGTGGTGGTCGCGAACGCTGATGGGCTCGCCATGTTCGCCACGGGACGCGTGATCTCCGCCACCGCGCATGCGCTGTTCTGGGCGGTGGTGGCGCCCGCCGCGGCAAGCCTGTTCGCCCCGCACCTGCGGGCACGCACGGTGACGACCATCATGCTGGGCTCCGCCGCCGCTGGAGTCCTCGGCACCCCGCTCGTCACGGCGCTCGGCACCTCCGTCGCCTGGCAGGCGCCGTACTGGGGGCTCGCCGTCATCGGCCTGGTCCTGGCGGTCGCTCTCGCGGTGGTGCTCCCCTCGTCGCGCTCCGCCACCACTCAGCACAGCACGGTCGGCGACCTGCCGTCGTGGCCCGCTTTCGCGCGGGTGCTCGGCGTCACGCTGGTCGCGACCACGGCGATGTCACTCACCTGGACGTACGTGGTGCCCTTGCTGACCGATGAGGTGGGCATGCCCGCCTCGTCGCTGCCGCTGCTGTTCGGCCTGGGCGGCGCCGTCGCGGTGGCCGCCACGCTCGGCATCTCCGGCCACCTGTCGCGACGGCCCGTGCACACCGTCGCGCTCGCCATCGGCTCCCTCGCGGTCGCGTGGTGCCTGCTGGCACTCGGCCAGACCTGGTCGGCCGTGGCCTTCCAGGTGGTCCAGGCGGCGTCGTGGGCGGTCGCGGTCACGGCGCTGCTGAACTGGGCCATGCGACACACCCCGTGGCGCACCGAGATGGGCGCAGGCGCCTACACCGTGGTGTTCAACGTGGGCGCGGCGCTGGGGCCGGTGCTCGGCGCGGTGGTCGTGGCGACGTGGGGTGCGCGGTGGCTGCCACTGGTCTCCCTCGCGCTGACCCTCGTCGCCGCGGGCATCCTCGCGACTGTCGACAGCCGCACCATCCGCCGCCTGAGCGTGCCGCGTCAGGTGCGCGCGGCCCTCGCCGCACAGGCCGCGCTCAACGAGCGTCGCCGCGAGTGGTGGTGGCGTCAGCAGCTCAACCACCACCAGCCGCGCGCGTACGCCGACCTGGCCGCACGCCGCCCACGCTCGTCACGGATCAAGACGAGCGGCAAGGCGGCCAGCAAGTCCGGAACGAAGCCGCGGACGCGCAGGTCGGAGTCCCCGCGCAAGGACCCCGCCGCCAAGGGCGGCGCGGCGCTCAGGAAGGTCGTGAAGGGCCCCATCGGCAAGAGCGCCCGTCCGCAGCGCGAGGCCAAGCGGCCTCCTGACAGCGGCGAGCCCGGGGTCTGA
- a CDS encoding FAD-dependent oxidoreductase, whose protein sequence is MTSIEGDVIVVGAGPVGMATALGLAHHGVRCTLVERRAEPTVGSKAFGVWGRTLETLDAWGLSERFLAAGDARDAVSPVTVETGRPAFTVDFTALAAESAMPGLLLIPQSSTERLLREAVTSASGIDLVDGDVTDVRLDDAGADVDIASPDGGVTTIRAAYVVGADGSRSAVRESQGVRHEGRIIDHDLLVFDIALEDDADLSPVRLVAKQPGLLAGLRFGPGRWRVLASLEALTNPTTTATDGPPPRKPDLPVERLEGFAHQLFGERELDVLWQSQTTLYQQRVPDFRLGGRILLAGDSAHLVSPAGGQGMNQGIQDAENLAWSLAAALRAGDGPTAESMLDGYAGEREHAADVVARRAQINSLLEFATPPWLRPLGFFALRIATRLSWFTRMLTRRLSMRDLRYRPHHSVRLRGSSRIGLGPVGRRLANVVLPDGTRMVTHTQGRAAVISIACDPPAVPPGMIAVRLESAPRGSHLRSGQVAVLRADRYVAAVLRRPSAQRLAEVLADTVGA, encoded by the coding sequence GTGACGAGCATCGAAGGCGACGTGATCGTGGTCGGCGCTGGGCCTGTCGGAATGGCGACCGCCCTCGGCCTCGCTCACCATGGCGTGCGCTGCACCCTCGTCGAGCGGCGCGCCGAGCCCACGGTGGGGTCCAAGGCCTTCGGCGTCTGGGGACGCACGCTCGAGACGCTCGACGCGTGGGGTCTCAGCGAGCGATTCCTCGCGGCGGGCGATGCGCGGGATGCCGTCTCTCCCGTCACGGTCGAGACGGGTCGGCCCGCCTTCACCGTGGACTTCACGGCGCTCGCGGCCGAGAGCGCGATGCCGGGCCTGCTGCTGATCCCGCAGTCCTCGACCGAGCGACTGCTGCGTGAAGCGGTGACGAGTGCGTCCGGCATCGACCTGGTGGACGGCGACGTCACCGATGTCCGGCTGGACGATGCGGGGGCGGACGTGGACATCGCATCGCCCGACGGAGGCGTGACGACGATCAGGGCGGCCTACGTGGTCGGCGCGGACGGATCCCGCTCCGCGGTGCGCGAGTCTCAAGGCGTGCGCCATGAAGGACGCATCATCGACCACGACCTCCTCGTGTTCGACATTGCGCTCGAGGACGACGCGGACCTGAGTCCCGTGCGGCTCGTCGCGAAGCAGCCCGGCCTGCTCGCCGGCCTGCGATTCGGGCCGGGCCGATGGCGGGTGCTGGCCTCGCTCGAGGCGCTCACCAATCCCACCACGACGGCGACCGACGGCCCGCCGCCGCGCAAGCCCGATCTGCCAGTGGAGCGACTCGAAGGCTTCGCGCATCAGCTCTTCGGCGAGCGCGAGCTCGACGTGCTGTGGCAGAGCCAGACCACGCTGTACCAGCAGCGCGTGCCCGACTTCCGGCTCGGCGGGCGGATCCTCCTCGCGGGCGACAGCGCGCACCTGGTGTCGCCCGCGGGTGGGCAGGGCATGAACCAGGGTATCCAGGATGCGGAGAACCTCGCGTGGTCGCTTGCCGCGGCGCTGCGGGCCGGCGACGGCCCCACGGCGGAGTCCATGCTGGACGGCTACGCCGGCGAGCGCGAGCATGCCGCGGACGTGGTGGCGCGTCGCGCGCAGATCAACTCTCTTCTCGAGTTCGCGACTCCGCCGTGGCTGCGACCGCTCGGGTTCTTCGCGCTGCGGATCGCGACGCGGCTGTCGTGGTTCACGCGCATGCTCACGCGACGGCTGTCGATGCGCGACCTCCGCTACCGTCCCCATCACTCCGTGCGGCTGCGCGGGTCGAGCCGCATCGGCCTTGGTCCCGTGGGCCGCCGACTGGCGAACGTGGTGCTCCCGGATGGCACCCGGATGGTGACGCACACCCAGGGGCGCGCCGCAGTCATCTCGATCGCGTGCGACCCTCCGGCAGTGCCGCCCGGCATGATCGCGGTGCGCCTCGAGTCCGCGCCGCGGGGCTCCCATCTGCGGTCGGGTCAGGTGGCCGTGCTGCGCGCAGATCGCTATGTGGCCGCGGTGCTGCGCCGGCCCAGCGCGCAGCGCCTTGCCGAGGTCCTCGCCGACACCGTCGGCGCCTGA
- the ileS gene encoding isoleucine--tRNA ligase, with product MYPQHRPGSEVPASPSFPSIEEDVLAYWKSDGTFQASIDNRETAQEFVFYDGPPFANGLPHYGHLLTGYAKDVVPRFETMRGKKVERRFGWDTHGLPAELEAERVLGITDKAQIDEMGIAAFNKVCRESVLKYTDEWEEYVTRQARWVDFENDYKTLDVTYMESVLWAFKSLHDKGLAYEGYRVLPYCWRDETPLSNHELRMDDDVYQMRQDPALTVLLPLDPAAVAAAALGDDVKAALTGASAVVWTTTPWTLPSNLAVAVGPEVEYSVVSPVEGEFVGRRVVLASARLGAYARELGEGATVVATVTGAELAGLTYQPPFDYFTGRENAHQILVADFVTTEDGSGLVHLAPAFGEDDAAVCGAVGIETVIPVDSKGRFTSEVPDYEGQQVFEANAPIIRDLKDAGVVLRHETYDHSYPHCWRCRNPLIYRAISSWFVRVTEFRDRMVELNEDIRWVPDHIKEGQFGKWLEGARDWSISRNRYFGTPIPVWVSDDPAFPRTDVYGSLEDIERDFGRLPVNEDGEPDLHRPYIDDLTRPNPDDPTGQSTMRRIPDVFDVWFDSGSMPFAQVHYPFDNREWFDGHHPADFIVEYIGQTRGWFYVMHVLATALFDRPAFTTCISHGIVLGSDGRKMSKSLRNYPDVNEVFHRDGSDAMRWFLMASPILRGGNLVVTEEGIREGVREVMLPLWSSYYFFQLYAGAANGGAGYQASLVADADVASLPVMDRYVLAKTAELVDTMTAQLDAYDVPGASASLTASMDLLTNWYVRTQRDRFWDEDPQAFDTLYTVLVTITGVAAPLLPLLTEEIWRGLTGGRSVHLTDYPTAPEAWRDTSLGDVMDQVREVVSTAHALRKKEQIRVRQPLAALHVAVDDVAAFDPYAGLVAAELNVKAVHVQAVAEFTAAHPVEQQLTVNARAAGPRIGKEVQAAIRGSKTGDWSLSASGEVVAGGVALVEGEYELATVIGGGSAGSDAGSEQAAAVLPSGGFVLLETGLTPELEAEGYARDVIRTVQDRRKAEGLNVSDRIRLTLRVPMDRLGAVEGWGGLIARETLAQNPETGEDHIEVIAGTELDVAVEKV from the coding sequence ATGTACCCGCAGCATCGCCCCGGCTCCGAAGTGCCCGCCTCGCCGAGCTTTCCCTCCATCGAGGAGGATGTGCTCGCGTACTGGAAGTCCGACGGCACGTTCCAGGCGTCGATCGACAACCGTGAGACCGCGCAGGAGTTCGTGTTCTACGACGGCCCTCCGTTCGCCAACGGGCTGCCGCACTACGGCCACCTGCTGACCGGGTACGCCAAGGACGTGGTGCCGCGCTTCGAGACCATGCGCGGCAAGAAGGTCGAGCGTCGGTTCGGCTGGGACACGCACGGGCTGCCCGCCGAGCTCGAGGCCGAGCGCGTGCTGGGGATCACCGACAAGGCCCAGATCGACGAGATGGGCATCGCCGCCTTCAACAAGGTGTGTCGCGAGTCGGTGCTGAAGTACACCGACGAGTGGGAGGAGTACGTCACTCGTCAGGCCCGCTGGGTCGACTTCGAGAACGACTACAAGACCCTCGACGTCACGTACATGGAGTCCGTGCTGTGGGCGTTCAAGTCGCTGCATGACAAGGGCCTCGCGTACGAGGGCTATCGGGTGCTGCCGTACTGCTGGCGCGACGAGACTCCCCTCAGCAACCACGAGCTGCGCATGGACGACGACGTCTACCAGATGCGCCAGGACCCCGCGCTGACGGTGCTGCTGCCGCTCGATCCTGCTGCCGTGGCCGCAGCCGCGCTCGGGGACGACGTGAAGGCCGCACTGACCGGCGCATCGGCCGTCGTGTGGACCACCACGCCGTGGACGCTGCCGTCCAACCTCGCCGTCGCCGTAGGCCCCGAGGTCGAGTACTCGGTGGTCTCGCCCGTCGAGGGCGAGTTCGTGGGCCGCAGGGTCGTGCTCGCATCGGCTCGCCTGGGCGCGTATGCGCGCGAACTGGGTGAGGGCGCGACCGTCGTCGCGACCGTGACCGGCGCGGAGCTGGCCGGGCTCACGTATCAGCCGCCGTTCGACTACTTCACGGGCCGCGAGAACGCGCACCAGATCCTGGTCGCGGACTTCGTCACGACCGAGGACGGCTCCGGGCTGGTGCACCTCGCGCCGGCCTTCGGTGAGGACGATGCGGCGGTGTGCGGTGCCGTGGGCATCGAGACCGTCATCCCGGTCGACTCGAAGGGCCGCTTCACGAGTGAGGTGCCTGACTATGAGGGCCAGCAGGTGTTCGAGGCCAACGCGCCGATCATCCGCGACCTCAAGGACGCCGGAGTCGTGCTGCGTCACGAGACCTACGACCACTCGTATCCGCACTGCTGGCGGTGCCGCAATCCGCTGATCTACCGCGCGATCTCGTCCTGGTTCGTGCGGGTCACCGAGTTTCGCGATCGCATGGTCGAGCTGAACGAGGACATCCGCTGGGTGCCGGACCACATCAAGGAGGGGCAGTTCGGCAAATGGCTCGAGGGCGCCCGCGACTGGTCGATCTCCCGCAACCGCTACTTTGGCACGCCCATCCCGGTGTGGGTGAGTGACGACCCTGCTTTTCCTCGCACCGACGTGTACGGGTCGCTCGAGGACATCGAGCGCGACTTCGGCCGCCTGCCGGTGAACGAGGACGGCGAGCCCGACCTGCACCGCCCGTACATCGACGACCTCACACGGCCCAACCCTGACGACCCCACGGGCCAGTCGACCATGCGCCGCATCCCCGACGTGTTCGACGTGTGGTTCGACTCCGGGTCCATGCCCTTCGCGCAGGTGCACTACCCCTTCGACAACCGGGAGTGGTTCGATGGCCACCACCCGGCGGACTTCATCGTCGAGTACATCGGGCAGACCCGCGGCTGGTTCTACGTGATGCACGTGCTTGCGACGGCCTTGTTCGACCGGCCGGCGTTCACGACGTGCATCTCTCACGGCATCGTGCTCGGCTCCGACGGGCGCAAGATGAGCAAGAGCCTGCGCAACTACCCGGACGTCAACGAGGTGTTCCACCGCGACGGCTCCGACGCGATGCGCTGGTTCCTGATGGCCTCGCCGATCCTGCGCGGCGGCAACCTGGTGGTGACCGAGGAGGGCATCCGCGAGGGCGTGCGCGAGGTGATGCTGCCGCTGTGGAGCTCGTACTACTTCTTCCAGCTCTATGCGGGAGCCGCGAACGGGGGAGCGGGCTATCAGGCCTCGCTCGTGGCCGACGCGGACGTCGCCTCGCTGCCGGTGATGGACCGGTACGTGCTCGCCAAGACGGCCGAGCTCGTCGACACCATGACCGCGCAGCTGGACGCATACGACGTGCCGGGCGCATCGGCCTCGCTGACCGCCTCGATGGACCTGCTCACCAACTGGTACGTGCGCACGCAGCGCGACCGGTTCTGGGACGAGGACCCCCAGGCCTTCGACACGCTCTACACGGTGCTCGTGACGATCACGGGCGTCGCGGCGCCGCTGCTGCCGCTGCTCACGGAAGAGATCTGGCGTGGGCTCACGGGCGGGCGCTCGGTGCACCTGACCGACTACCCGACGGCTCCCGAAGCCTGGCGCGATACGTCCCTGGGCGACGTGATGGACCAGGTGCGTGAGGTCGTGTCGACGGCGCACGCCCTTCGCAAGAAGGAGCAGATCCGCGTGCGCCAGCCGCTCGCGGCGCTGCACGTCGCCGTCGACGATGTCGCGGCCTTCGATCCCTACGCCGGCCTGGTGGCCGCCGAGCTCAACGTCAAGGCCGTGCACGTGCAGGCGGTCGCGGAGTTCACCGCCGCTCACCCGGTCGAGCAGCAGCTGACGGTCAATGCTCGCGCAGCCGGTCCTCGCATCGGCAAGGAGGTCCAGGCCGCGATCCGGGGCTCCAAGACGGGCGACTGGTCGCTGTCCGCGTCCGGAGAGGTGGTCGCCGGTGGCGTCGCGCTGGTCGAGGGAGAGTACGAGCTCGCGACGGTGATCGGTGGAGGTTCCGCTGGGTCGGACGCGGGTTCGGAGCAGGCAGCCGCGGTGCTTCCCAGCGGAGGGTTCGTCCTCCTCGAGACCGGCCTCACGCCTGAGCTCGAGGCCGAGGGCTACGCACGCGACGTCATCCGCACGGTGCAGGACCGGCGCAAGGCCGAGGGGCTGAATGTGTCTGACCGGATCCGGCTCACTCTGCGTGTGCCGATGGACCGGCTGGGTGCCGTCGAGGGCTGGGGCGGTC
- a CDS encoding PQQ-dependent sugar dehydrogenase encodes MSRRPLIPRHSGTRPLPRLRAARSGAIVAATMLALAACSSDATPDATTGSPDDVPGVTAGSASPPPSAQPPSVSREVAEMVVVAREDVATGLSAPWAMAFEPDGSILVTERDDGRVLRVSPDGTPTELTGPGAEALAETDATGEAGLLGIALLPSDPSVLYAYLTRADGNAVVRMSLDGDVLDAPVDVVAGIPKASNHDGGRIAFGPDGHLYVATGDAAQADLAQDRSTLHGTILRVVADGPDGEEDGAPAPDNPFGDLVWSYGHRNVQGLGWSPDGTMLASEFGQADADELNVIVPGANYGWPVVEGLIGAPDGTGLGQTVDGLTYPVAEWRPTAAASPSGIAVTAEGAYVAALRGEAIYRVPFTAEGVGEPQVLVDDLGRVRAVTIGPDGALYALTNNTDGRGDPRDGDDRIVRLELEPVE; translated from the coding sequence ATGTCCCGACGGCCCCTCATTCCTCGGCACTCCGGCACCCGACCGCTGCCACGCCTCCGCGCGGCTCGGTCCGGTGCCATCGTCGCCGCGACGATGCTCGCGCTCGCTGCGTGCTCATCCGATGCGACTCCGGACGCCACGACCGGCTCGCCCGATGACGTCCCGGGCGTCACCGCGGGCAGCGCCTCTCCCCCGCCATCGGCCCAGCCGCCGTCGGTGTCGCGTGAGGTCGCGGAGATGGTGGTCGTGGCTCGCGAGGACGTGGCGACGGGACTGTCCGCTCCGTGGGCCATGGCGTTCGAGCCCGACGGGTCGATCCTCGTCACCGAGCGAGACGACGGCCGCGTCCTGCGCGTGAGCCCCGACGGCACCCCGACGGAACTCACGGGTCCGGGCGCCGAGGCACTCGCCGAGACCGACGCCACAGGCGAGGCCGGGCTGCTGGGGATCGCGCTGCTGCCCTCGGACCCGAGCGTGCTGTACGCCTACCTGACGCGTGCTGATGGCAATGCCGTGGTGCGCATGAGCCTCGACGGCGACGTCCTGGACGCGCCGGTCGATGTCGTCGCCGGCATCCCGAAGGCGTCGAACCACGACGGCGGCCGCATCGCCTTCGGCCCCGACGGCCACCTCTACGTCGCGACCGGGGACGCCGCTCAGGCCGACCTCGCGCAGGATCGATCCACTCTCCACGGCACGATTCTGCGCGTCGTCGCCGACGGACCCGACGGCGAGGAGGATGGCGCACCCGCTCCCGACAACCCCTTCGGCGACCTCGTGTGGAGCTACGGCCACCGCAACGTGCAGGGCCTCGGGTGGTCCCCCGACGGCACGATGCTCGCCTCGGAGTTCGGCCAGGCCGACGCGGACGAGCTCAACGTCATCGTGCCGGGGGCCAACTACGGGTGGCCCGTGGTCGAAGGACTGATCGGCGCCCCGGACGGCACCGGGCTCGGCCAGACCGTCGACGGCCTGACGTACCCGGTGGCCGAATGGCGCCCCACCGCGGCGGCCTCCCCCAGTGGCATCGCGGTCACCGCCGAGGGCGCCTACGTGGCTGCCCTGCGGGGCGAGGCCATCTATCGCGTGCCCTTCACCGCGGAGGGGGTGGGCGAGCCGCAGGTGCTGGTGGACGACCTGGGGCGTGTGCGCGCCGTGACGATCGGTCCGGACGGAGCGCTCTATGCGCTGACCAACAACACCGATGGCCGGGGCGACCCCCGTGACGGCGACGACCGCATCGTCCGGCTGGAGCTCGAGCCAGTGGAGTGA